DNA from Aestuariirhabdus haliotis:
CTTCACGAGCATTGATAATGAGCCGACTCTGGAGCCGCAAGGTTCACGCCCTGACTCCCTACGTACCGGGCGAGCAGCCCCAGGACCAGCAGTATATAAAGCTGAACACCAACGAGAGTCCCTACGGCCCTTCCCCCAAGGCTGTAGAGGCAATGCAAAAGGCTTGCAACAATGACCTGCGGTTATACCCAGATCCTCAGTGCCGCCAGCTAAAACAAGGCATTGCCGACTATTATCAGCTCGATAGTAACCAGGTATTTGTAGGCAATGGCTCAGATGAGGTGCTGGCATTCACCTTTCAGGGTTTCTTTCAAAAAGACCTGCCTCTGCTGTTTCCCGATATCAGTTACAGCTTTTATCCGGTCTATTGTGAGCTGTATGACATCAAAACCCAGCCCCAGCCACTGGATGAAAACTTCGCAATCCGCTTACCAGATTATCCCACAAAGAACGGCGGTATTATCTTCCCCAACCCCAATGCACCAACGGGTCGCTGCCTGCCATTAAGTGAAATCGAGGATCTGTTGCGACGTAACCGCGAGTCGGTCGTGGTTATCGATGAGGCCTATATCGATTTTGGTGGCGAAAGTGCAGCGACACTGGT
Protein-coding regions in this window:
- the hisC gene encoding histidinol-phosphate transaminase; its protein translation is MSRLWSRKVHALTPYVPGEQPQDQQYIKLNTNESPYGPSPKAVEAMQKACNNDLRLYPDPQCRQLKQGIADYYQLDSNQVFVGNGSDEVLAFTFQGFFQKDLPLLFPDISYSFYPVYCELYDIKTQPQPLDENFAIRLPDYPTKNGGIIFPNPNAPTGRCLPLSEIEDLLRRNRESVVVIDEAYIDFGGESAATLVPRYDNLLVIQTLSKSRALAGIRVGFALGHPDLIDGLERIKNSFNSYPLDRPALAGAAASIEDHEHFIRSCEKVITTREWTTAELNKLGFKVVPSKANFVLASHPEHDAGDLYTALKQAGFLVRYFNKPRIGNHLRITIGTDDEMKQFIEQLIGLI